ctcaagaatagtagtaaaatgatttgagttaaaaatattttattgaattttgagaaataagagaAAAGTTAATCAGCTCCATTGATTCTTTATCAAGACTCAGCCCTCTCTGTACACGTGTAAAATGCAACTGTGCAAACATATGCCTGGGCACTTTGGAAGCTGGTGAATGGTGATCTACACAACCAAGTTGTCACAGTACTGTGCTTGTTTGGAGGCTGTAATATTTTGAAATCCATGAGTTTCGTCACCAACCATCCACCAACGCATTGTTGCCTAGAGAGAGAATTGCAGTCATCATAATTATGATTATAGCTTTGATTTTCGTTTAGTCGCACTGTGGGGTATCATTATATCATCgacttcactttttttaaatattaaaggtACAGAGATATCTTTCTGGTTTTTGCAAGCCCAGTGATAGTCTAGGTGTTATCTGAACATTGATCAGAAGGTTGTGTGATTAAAATTAAGTCTTCTTTGTCTCACTAATCTGTTGGACCTAGATATTCCAGTTTTTATTCTAGATGAGAGAATTTTTAGTTATAATATTCTCCTGCTGGCATTTGAGCAGAATGGCCTTACAAACAGAAAACCCTCCTGCTACCCCCAGTGCCCAAGTGGTTGGAAACGCTTTTGTTGAGCAGTACTATCAAATTCTTCACCACTCGCCAGAATCGGTCTATAGATTCTATCAAGATTCAAGTGTGCTAAGCCGACCTGATTCTAATGGTGTGATGACCTCAGTGACAACCATGCAAGTAAGTTTCCTGGTTCATTGTCAACTGATAATTTACAAGTTTATTGGTTAACTAACCTGTTGcatcaattattatataataaatagaagagCATTTATTCATAGTTCTTTTATGCAACCATCACTATTTTATGTTAGGTGACAAATTCATCCTGTTGTATGGAAAACTGATTAAGcactcctttttttctttttttaatcatttgtgCAATATACATTTGCATTACTTTTCACATCAATCTGTGGCTTTTGTTTGCTAAGAAAATTCTTGAATATAGCTTGACTTCAAAATGCTCATACCTGCATGATCTTCCAAGCAGTAGAAGGCCAACTGCTCTGTTATTTCTAGGTGACTGCCTTGCATGAGATTCCAAATAATGTGTCCAAACTGCTCTGGTAGGTACCGGTTGTGATTTAACTTCTCTTTTTAACCTATCCAGGAGAATGCAACCAATGTGCAGAAGTTGTATTGTAGAATGATTCTGGTTAACTCTTACATACAAGATTAAGACCAATTCAATTTCTTCTATTGATCATTGATGTTTCTAATATCCAGCAACATTGTTGACTACGcgaatttgacaaaatttaggaccgtaACTAGTTATTGATTTTCCTTACAGGCTTACATTTTGCTGCACCTGAATCATAGCCACTGTCTCCATTTTCcttatctctttctttcttccccctCCCCATTCCCCTCCCTATCCCTCTAGTCTTAAAGagataattatttaaagaaataaatttgattgGTAGTAGAGCATTTTCTTATGGTTTGTTTAACTGTCAGAAGTCCTACAAGGATGGAGATTTCCTGGTGCAAAAACATTAAAATGGTTTTTCTTTGAGCAGGGTATCAATGAGAAGATTATTTCCTTGGATTACAAAGACTACAAGGCAGAGATAAAGACTGCAGATGCTCAGAAATCTTACAACGATGGAGTAACTGTGCTAGTAACTGGATGTTTAACAGGCAAGGATAACCTGAGAAGGAAATTTGCGCAATCCTTCTTCCTTGCTCCACAAGACAATGGATACTTTGTCCGTAATGATGTTTTTAGGTATATGGAAGATGATGAATCATTGTACAACCATGCAGCTAATGGAGTTGGTGTAAAAACTGTCCCCTTGACCCCTGACCAAGGTAAGGCCATACTACTGCTATTTTTGTTACCGTTCTTCCATTCTGACATTGCATCGGGAGCTCCTTTATCATTGTTTAAAGTTTTGTTTGCAGAGCCAATTCATAGTTCTGATCCTCCTGCCACAGTTCAGGAAACTTCTACTTTGGAAGTGGATCAAAATGTTGAGGAGAAATCTTATGACTCGTCCGAGCAAGAAATACAGTTGTCTTTTGAAAAAGAGGATGTCATGCTGTCTCAGTCTCATTCAAATGGTCATGATGTTTCCACAGCTGTCGAATCATCTTATTCTTCTGGCCAAAATGATGCTCCAAAGAAGTCCTATGCATCAATTGTGAGTTCGTGACCTAGCAAGCATTgttatagaattattttttgaactttattATATGGTCTTGTAGGTTAAAGTTACAAAAGGGAGTTCAGGCCCAACTCAAGTTTATGTACCAACTAATACAATAAAGGTGGTTCCCAAGAAAACTGAGAACCAGTCACCTGGGTCGGTGGCACCTACTTCAGTTCCTGAGGCATCAGCCCCAAGTAGCGTTGGCACCCCTGAAAGTAGCAATACTCAAGATGAAGGTATATATCTCTTTGTTGTTCCATTGATGTGCATGTCTTACAATGCATGGTGTTTTTCCCCATGAAAGCCTGCCTTTCAGATTTTAAATTACCTTTTTTCTTTGTGCATCTTTAAtgctttttaaataaaagatcgcATATAGTAGAATGCAATGGTATAACTACAGGGGTCATTTTATTTGCTCCCTGAATTTGAGTCATAGTGTCAGGCTTCGAATTAACATGTTGCCAATTTTAATAACCACATTCTTGGGtataacttatataaaaaataaccaTATTTTTATCCTTGCAGTTGAGGGCCACTCCATCTACATTCGTAATTTGCCCTTTGGTGTGACAGTTGAGCATCTTGATTCAGAATTCAAGAAATTTGGGCCAATCAAGCAAGGAGGCATCCAAGTCAGAAATAATAAGGTTTTTTTTAGATGTATAAATTGCATAGAATATATCCACTCACTCAGCATTTTCTCACACAAATTTATCCCCTCCAATCCCCTCTCCCCCTGGTTTTGGGTCTGTGCAGCAGCAGGGATACTGTTTTGGCTTTGTTGAATTTCAGTCTTTAAGCTCCATGAATAGTGCAATTCAGGTATTTCCTGTGATAACCAGTACTCCATTCTCaataaattttatcttttatctattagtgTTAGATGTTGCAAGGTGATATATCCATTTGTCAGCTCAGCTGCCATCAAACTCAAATGTGATTTATTTTCCCTGCTTTCTGTGCATTCTGTCCAATCAAGCATGATGTATGCAATAACATACACACCTTCATGCCTTTTATCAACCTTTACATGCATTCTCTTGCTTTTTATTGTTACCGTTTCGAGTAAGCTTCTATCTCAATCAGATTTGTTCCTTGTTTTGatctattattgttttgataccTTCTACCATGTTTAGACTAAATGTGATATTGCAGGCTTCACCTATCATAATTGGGAGGCGTAAGGCTGTTGTTGAAATAAAGAGAACTACAGCTCGAGGTAATTAGGAAGCAATCGTCATGGGTTATCTTCCATTGAATGAGTTATTTGGAACTAAATGATATTAACCACTGTTGGACTATTAAAGAAGCTGCATAGAATTTGGGATGATCAAACTCCATGCTTGTCTGACATGATAGTCCATGTACTTTGTTCTTGCAGTAGATATTAGTGGAAGAGCTAGGTTCTCTTCTGGAAGGGGAGGTTATCGTAGTGACAGCTTCAAAAGCCGTGGGAGTTATGGTGGTGGCCAGGCATATGGTAGAAATGAGTACCGAATCCAGGGTGATTTTCCCGGTCGTGGGAGGGGCCATGCAGGGCGTGGTGAGGATTATCAgcaagggagagggagaggaggaCGTCCCAGTGGACCAAAGCAAAATGCTTCCTCATGAAACTCTATGAGGTCATTTTTATCAtcaatttttgataaaattgtttCTGTGATCAGTACTATGATAAAAAGAAGTGCAAGTCATTTAGTTCGAGTATTGGACTCTCTTGGTTGGGAGTGAAAATTGAGACGAATTCTGTAGTTTagggtccccccccccccccccccccccccccaaaaaaaaaaaaaaaacaaggtgaAAAATGTTTGTGGCACTTTTTCCATACAATTTTGGTACAAATGTAGCTTTGGTTCAACCTACAGCTGCAAAAAGCTTTTGATGTTTCCCCAGTGGGACAACCATGGTTGGAGGTTTTGGTAGTTGTTACGTTATGATCTAACCATTGAGTAGATGGAATGTTTTTCTGGTTTTCTATACATAACATTGAATGAGTTGCAATATTATCATCTGGGGTGTATCAATTTTATCTAAAAGTCATCTTGAATTGATGACTCTAGACCTTGGGCATCAGTGAAATCCTGCATTTTGCTTGGTGTGTATGAATTGAGGTGTGAAGAAAGCTATCAAGGCTCTGGATTCAAGAGGGCTAAATTGAAGTTTTTGGCCTCagttccattttcttttcacattattttcaatgttgATTTGAATTTCCAATAGAATCCCATCACATGTCAGGCACCTGGTCTTGTATCCAGACCGAGATTGTCGATGGAATTGCTGACAACAGGTGCCTGAATTTGTAGGGTGCATCCGCATGAGCAGATACCTTTTTTCCCCATTTATTGAACGCATGTGTTCAATTGCAAGGCACAGCTCTATTTACCATTTCTAGTGCCTCATTGATAAATTCTGTTGCCACTGAGCATTTATCAATAGGATTTTGATTCTCTCGGATTTCTAAGAGAATAGGCGTCTCCAGCCCAAACACGAGTGATGAACACCTTGAAAAAACTTGCAAAAGTTGACTGAAACAAACCGGTAACTCTTAAATTTCAGTTTGTACCCAACCCAGAAACAACTTTTATTGTGTTTTGTTATATGCCGGTTGAAACGGGATTCGTGACATAATTTCTTATGATatgtcaaatttattttatattaaaagtagttttataatctaatatattatattaagtcacgtcagtttgtaaatttatatttataaaagattaattttgattattatttaaaaatgcaACAGGCAAATTtactgaaaaataataatttaaaaaaaaaaaaacatattacgaGAGACGtggagaaaaatttaaaacaatgtcCTAGAAGCCCTGTCTACCAACAGTAGGGGCCCCTACGACAAGGAGCAATGATCCATCTACGAAAACAATACCCAAATAACAGAATCGAAAACCCATTTCAGTTCGATTCATCTTAGTTTAGTTCTTTTCTGGAACTATGATGCCGCCAATTTTGTTGGGCTTTGCAAACATTGTCCTACTTTTACTGGGCTTAGCCCCAACTAACATAATTGATTTAGACATGGCCCATTTACACGAATATGAGTAATAGCATTACTAATTGAAATATTTCTCTCAGTGTAAGTACACGGAGATTTAGGTAGTACGTTGAGATGAGATaggttaaaataaatattaaaaattaaataaaatattattaaagtattatttttttaatgttattattattttaaaatttagaaaagtcaaattttttattatattttatatagaaattttaaaaagttgtaatgattagataagatgaattgagatgagtacACGAGTCTCATCAACTTAATTCGAAGGTGTTTATACCACACATCAGTCATATAAGTTAATTTGATTTgcaagataaattttaaattttacaaattaagttTATAACGTGAATGATTTATGgtgtaaaaatattcaaataacattattttaaaattttataggtCATTTTTTGTAAAGGAGATGatccaaaatattaaagatgctCTCGTGACACAAACTCCATCCATCTTATTATAATCTCTTTCATTGATGCCTAATTTTTCGTTTATCAAATTGCTTGTGAATCTAAATCTCAGTTTGATCTTAGAGCATCCCCATTCGGTTCTGCATCTTCcaatttttcctataatttagaaaaaattataggattttttataaaacccTCACTCCATCCGGTTCCCTATAATGCGGTAAGTCTTTACGGCGTGTACAGGAAATCCCCATCTTTGGGGACCCACTGTACATCCCCAAATTTGTTTTCGTTTCTTTGTCCTGCATGCTTTGCTTTCGACGGTTGGTGCCCTTGTCCATCGCCTCTCCCGCTGAACGGTAACTCTTCCTCTCTCTGTCCGAAGCCTCTTCCGTTTGAGTATTTGGTATGTACGAATCTGATTATACCTTCAGCATGTGGGATCTGTTTTTGCATTttggatattatttttttctggtGCTTGGCTGCTGGGAAATCTGAGATAATGTTCATTTTGGAGCCGCTGTTTGGTTATTGCGAAAATGAGATCTGTATTCCT
This is a stretch of genomic DNA from Carya illinoinensis cultivar Pawnee chromosome 3, C.illinoinensisPawnee_v1, whole genome shotgun sequence. It encodes these proteins:
- the LOC122303066 gene encoding nuclear transport factor 2-like isoform X1, coding for MHSPQSWQATSQFGGSFQGLPFFGALSLSPCAPVVKALYHLIVANPCSFRAKTFPRTRMALQTENPPATPSAQVVGNAFVEQYYQILHHSPESVYRFYQDSSVLSRPDSNGVMTSVTTMQGINEKIISLDYKDYKAEIKTADAQKSYNDGVTVLVTGCLTGKDNLRRKFAQSFFLAPQDNGYFVRNDVFRYMEDDESLYNHAANGVGVKTVPLTPDQEPIHSSDPPATVQETSTLEVDQNVEEKSYDSSEQEIQLSFEKEDVMLSQSHSNGHDVSTAVESSYSSGQNDAPKKSYASIVKVTKGSSGPTQVYVPTNTIKVVPKKTENQSPGSVAPTSVPEASAPSSVGTPESSNTQDEVEGHSIYIRNLPFGVTVEHLDSEFKKFGPIKQGGIQVRNNKQQGYCFGFVEFQSLSSMNSAIQASPIIIGRRKAVVEIKRTTARVDISGRARFSSGRGGYRSDSFKSRGSYGGGQAYGRNEYRIQGDFPGRGRGHAGRGEDYQQGRGRGGRPSGPKQNASS
- the LOC122303066 gene encoding nuclear transport factor 2-like isoform X2, producing the protein MHSPQSWQATSQFGGSFQGLPFFGALSLSPCAPVVKALYHLIVANPCSFRAKTFPRTRMALQTENPPATPSAQVVGNAFVEQYYQILHHSPESVYRFYQDSSVLSRPDSNGVMTSVTTMQGINEKIISLDYKDYKAEIKTADAQKSYNDGVTVLVTGCLTGKDNLRRKFAQSFFLAPQDNGYFVRNDVFRYMEDDESLYNHAANGVGVKTVPLTPDQEPIHSSDPPATVQETSTLEVDQNVEEKSYDSSEQEIQLSFEKEDVMLSQSHSNGHDVSTAVESSYSSGQNDAPKKSYASIVKVTKGSSGPTQVYVPTNTIKVVPKKTENQSPGSVAPTSVPEASAPSSVGTPESSNTQDEVEGHSIYIRNLPFGVTVEHLDSEFKKFGPIKQGGIQVRNNKQGYCFGFVEFQSLSSMNSAIQASPIIIGRRKAVVEIKRTTARVDISGRARFSSGRGGYRSDSFKSRGSYGGGQAYGRNEYRIQGDFPGRGRGHAGRGEDYQQGRGRGGRPSGPKQNASS
- the LOC122303066 gene encoding nuclear transport factor 2-like isoform X3 — its product is MVGRRMALQTENPPATPSAQVVGNAFVEQYYQILHHSPESVYRFYQDSSVLSRPDSNGVMTSVTTMQGINEKIISLDYKDYKAEIKTADAQKSYNDGVTVLVTGCLTGKDNLRRKFAQSFFLAPQDNGYFVRNDVFRYMEDDESLYNHAANGVGVKTVPLTPDQEPIHSSDPPATVQETSTLEVDQNVEEKSYDSSEQEIQLSFEKEDVMLSQSHSNGHDVSTAVESSYSSGQNDAPKKSYASIVKVTKGSSGPTQVYVPTNTIKVVPKKTENQSPGSVAPTSVPEASAPSSVGTPESSNTQDEVEGHSIYIRNLPFGVTVEHLDSEFKKFGPIKQGGIQVRNNKQQGYCFGFVEFQSLSSMNSAIQASPIIIGRRKAVVEIKRTTARVDISGRARFSSGRGGYRSDSFKSRGSYGGGQAYGRNEYRIQGDFPGRGRGHAGRGEDYQQGRGRGGRPSGPKQNASS
- the LOC122303066 gene encoding nuclear transport factor 2-like isoform X4 produces the protein MHSPQSWQATSQFGGSFQGLPFFGALSLSPCAPVVKALYHLIVANPCSFRAKTFPRTRMALQTENPPATPSAQVVGNAFVEQYYQILHHSPESVYRFYQDSSVLSRPDSNGVMTSVTTMQGINEKIISLDYKDYKAEIKTADAQKSYNDGVTVLVTGCLTGKDNLRRKFAQSFFLAPQDNGYFVRNDVFRYMEDDESLYNHAANGVGVKTVPLTPDQEPIHSSDPPATVQETSTLEVDQNVEEKSYDSSEQEIQLSFEKEDVMLSQSHSNGHDVSTAVESSYSSGQNDAPKKSYASIVKVTKGSSGPTQVYVPTNTIKVVPKKTENQSPGSVAPTSVPEASAPSSVGTPESSNTQDEVEGHSIYIRNLPFGVTVEHLDSEFKKFGPIKQGGIQVRNNKQQGYCFGFVEFQSLSSMNSAIQASPIIIGRRKAVVEIKRTTAREAA
- the LOC122303066 gene encoding nuclear transport factor 2-like isoform X5 produces the protein MHSPQSWQATSQFGGSFQGLPFFGALSLSPCAPVVKALYHLIVANPCSFRAKTFPRTRMALQTENPPATPSAQVVGNAFVEQYYQILHHSPESVYRFYQDSSVLSRPDSNGVMTSVTTMQGINEKIISLDYKDYKAEIKTADAQKSYNDGVTVLVTGCLTGKDNLRRKFAQSFFLAPQDNGYFVRNDVFRYMEDDESLYNHAANGVGVKTVPLTPDQEPIHSSDPPATVQETSTLEVDQNVEEKSYDSSEQEIQLSFEKEDVMLSQSHSNGHDVSTAVESSYSSGQNDAPKKSYASIVKVTKGSSGPTQVYVPTNTIKVVPKKTENQSPGSVAPTSVPEASAPSSVGTPESSNTQDEVEGHSIYIRNLPFGVTVEHLDSEFKKFGPIKQGGIQVRNNKQGYCFGFVEFQSLSSMNSAIQASPIIIGRRKAVVEIKRTTAREAA